GACCTAAGGAAAAATTCATGCTTGTCTCGTCTCGCGGAAAAAAGGCGGCCATGTTACCGAGAAGCACCGCCTTGTTCAAGGTTGTGAGAGGACGAGAAACGTGCTTAAAGTGTGATTTTTTTCACTTTAAGCTATTGACCTGCGCGATTGTTTCAGCAGGGGAGATGTATGGTCCTGTTTAGCGCTATTTTGGCCAAGTGTGTTTACGTCTTCACAGCAAAAAATAAGCATAGCTCAGTTGCTCAAAATTGACGTATTTAACTCAAACCGTCATCCCCGGTGCTTAACCTGGCTGTCATAAAAACGACTTTTGTGACAAATAGACTAAACTTAAGGTAAGGACACAGGCTTGCGTGGCGACCAAGTCTTTGTTCAGTAGTAGTTTTCACTAAATAGGAACGCACTATGGGAAATGATGACCTCGACCGGAAAATGTATGTGTTAGATACCAACGTACTCCTTCACGAACCCCTCGCTTTCTTTTCATTTCAGGAACACGACGTAGTAATCCCCATGACAGTTCTGGAAGAACTGGACCACATAAAAGACAGAAAACGCGATGTCAGCAGCGATGCCAGGGTGGCGATTCGCAGTCTTGACGACGTGTTACGTGATGCATCACCCGAGCAAATGCTCGAAGGCGTTGCCCTGCCAAAAGTGCAGCGCGACACCCATAAACCCGCCAGCAGTGGCAAGCTCATTGTGATTAATGATCACTTGTATCCCGATAGCATCTCCGGGTTGCCGGGCAACGAAAACGACCACCGCATTATTAACTGCGCCATACAGTTACAAAAGCAATATTCAGACAAAAAAGTGGTGCTGGTCACCAAAGACATCAATATGCGCCTGAAGGCCAAAGGGGCCGGGCTCAAGTTTGTTGAAGATTATCGTACCGATCAGTTGATCGACGACATTAATCTGCTGACCTCAGGATACAACAAATTTACCGGCGATTTTTGGGCCAATGTAGGCGAGTGTCAAACCGAGCAGCAGGGGCGTTACACCTTGCACCAGGTGCCCGCCAAGCTGATGCCCGAAGTGTTTGTTAATGAATACCTGATAGACGAGGGAGAGCATTTTGCTGCCCGTGTGACGGGTTACGACGCAGAGCACGTTACACTCAAGGACATCAGTGTAGAGCGCCTGATGCACCAGCAGGCCTGGGGCGTTTCTCCTAAGAATGTGTATCAGGGCATGGCTCTCGATGCGCTGCTTGATCCCAACATTGAACTGGTGATCCTGACCGGTCCGGCGGGCTGTGGCAAAACGCTATTGGCTTTGGCCAGTGCACTTGAAATGATCATTGAAAAGGGCGTCTATGACAAAGTAATTGTAACGCGTAATACCCCGGAAATTGCAGAAAGCATTGGCTTTTTACCGGGCACGGAAGAAGAAAAAATGGCCCCGTGGCTGGCTGCGATCACAGACACCCTGGAGGTGCTCCACAAGCACGATGAGAGCCCCATTTCGAGTCGTAATTACATTATGGAAAAGGCTAACATTCAGTTTAAGTCGGTCAACTTTATGCGCGGGCGCAGCATTCAGAATGCCGTGGTGATCCTGGATGAAAGCCAGAATCTCACTGCCTCGCAACTGAAAACCATTATTACCCGCTGTGGTGAAGGCACCAAACTCATCTGTACCGGCAACCTGGCACAGATAGACAGCAACTACCTCACCCCGGTTACCTCCGGGCTGACCTACATAGTGGAGCGCTTTAAGGACTTTGAAGGCTCAGCCACCATTAACCTTAACGGCGTGGTAAGAAGTCGTCTGGCTTCATTTGCCGAGCAAAATTTATAACACCGGGCGGGCCAGAGTGGCCCGCTTTTTTCGCTTTATGGCGAACCAAACTCACTTGAAAGATTGGCAACTGCTCGTTACTCTTGCTAAAACAAGGAACTAACGTCGAGCTGCTGCGTGCCGCAATTTCTCCCTCTTAAGAACTATCGTAAGGCGATCAGTGTTGCCTTGCTGGTACCTATGTTGCTGGCCGTGGTACTGTGCTTTCACCTTTATCAGGTTAAGCTTGAGCGCCAGTATCAGGTCTATCAGGCGCAGTTTTTTGTGCTTGCCGGACAAGTTGAGCAGGAAACACTGGCCGCACAAACCGTGATCACCAGTATTCGTAACAGCCTGGCAGAGCCTATCCGCTATGAGCTGGATGCCGACTGGCAGCAGAACATTCGCCAGCAGGCCGGTTATTTTTATCGTCAGTTGCCCGACAATGGCGGCGAGGTGGTCGGGCTTGGCCGCTTTGTCCCAACCCCGGAGCTGGTTGCGCAGTGGCAGCAGATCATGGCGCTGGGCCCCAGTTTTAACACGGCACTGGCACTGATCGACGAACTCGAAGCGGTTGTTTTTGTTCAGGACAATGGGTTTGCCTTTGTGAAGCGTCGTGATACCAGTCAGAGCAATCTACTGACGGCCATTGTCGAGTCGCGCTTCACACCGCAATTCAGTCAGGGGATCACCGCCACCAGCATGCCAACCCGGGTTTTTGGTAAGCGCTATTTTGCACTGGGTCAGCGTCTGGCCAGTGGCTCGCTGTCGCAAATTTTGCTGATTTACGATGTAGATAAATTGGCAGGTCGGTTGCAACATATGGCTTTTGGCGGCGGAGGGTTGGCGTTAAAGGGCACCCAGCCGGGCGTGGTACTGGCCACCAGCAAAGACTACCGGGAGATTGAAGAAGCTGAGGTACGCGCAGCAAAATTGCCCTGGGACGGTGGTGTGCAGTTTAGTTATCGTCCTGCGGCTCAGCCGTTCACCCTGAACTTTGCACAGGACGAAGCCAGTTTTTCTGCACCGGCTCGATACGAAGCGCTGCTGGAGCTGGGCTTTCTGATCCTGTTTATTGTGTTCACGTTCGCCGCCTACGTGTGGCTTAATGCGCAGGTGTTTATTCGGCCATTGAAGCATTTTGTCCAATATCTGACCTATCAGGAGAATACTCCCCAAGCGACCATGAACTATGCAATCCCTAAAGACTGGCAACCCTGGTTTTTAGAGATAAAGCGGGTCGTGACACAAAAGCGCGATGCGCTGCAACAGCTGCAGGACAACAATGCAAAGCTGGATGAGCAGGTGCAGCAGCAGAAGAAAGCCCTGTCACGTAGTTTAGAAGCCAAAGAGCGCCAGGCGGCTTTACTGAAAACCGTACTCAACTCAGTGC
The Pseudoalteromonas viridis DNA segment above includes these coding regions:
- a CDS encoding PhoH family protein; amino-acid sequence: MGNDDLDRKMYVLDTNVLLHEPLAFFSFQEHDVVIPMTVLEELDHIKDRKRDVSSDARVAIRSLDDVLRDASPEQMLEGVALPKVQRDTHKPASSGKLIVINDHLYPDSISGLPGNENDHRIINCAIQLQKQYSDKKVVLVTKDINMRLKAKGAGLKFVEDYRTDQLIDDINLLTSGYNKFTGDFWANVGECQTEQQGRYTLHQVPAKLMPEVFVNEYLIDEGEHFAARVTGYDAEHVTLKDISVERLMHQQAWGVSPKNVYQGMALDALLDPNIELVILTGPAGCGKTLLALASALEMIIEKGVYDKVIVTRNTPEIAESIGFLPGTEEEKMAPWLAAITDTLEVLHKHDESPISSRNYIMEKANIQFKSVNFMRGRSIQNAVVILDESQNLTASQLKTIITRCGEGTKLICTGNLAQIDSNYLTPVTSGLTYIVERFKDFEGSATINLNGVVRSRLASFAEQNL